The DNA window CTGCGTGGGGTACTTCGACTGGGGAGGGAACATGGACATGGCGATTGCCATTCGCACGGTGGTCATGGACAAGAACGCCGCCTACGTGCAGGCCGGGGCCGGCATCGTCGCCGACTCCGATGCCGACCGTGAGTTCGCCGAGACATGCAGCAAGGCGGCGGCGCCACTGGCCGCCGCGGGCGGTGTTTGGAATACGAAGGAGCGGCGATGATCCTCCTGGTGGACAACTACGATTCCTTCACCTACAACCTTTACCAGGCGTTCGGCGGCCTGGGGGCACGCATTGATGTGCGTCGCAATGACGCGATCGACATTCCCGGCATTCTCAGACGCCACGACATGATCGTACTCTCGCCCGGCCCCGGTCGTCCGACCGAAGCGGGGGCAACCCCCCAGATCATCCGTGAACTGTCGGGAGCATTGCCGATCCTCGGTGTTTGTCTGGGGCACCAAGCGATCGGCGAGGTCTTCGGCGGGCGCATCGTGCCAGCCCGTCGCTTGATGCACGGCAAGGCATCGCTCATTCGCCATAACCGTCGTGGCGTATTCACAGGTCTGAGCAATCCCATGGTTGCGACTCGGTATCATTCGCTGGTCGTCGAGCGCTCATCCTGTCCCGCATGCCTTGTGATCACGGCCGAGACGGAAGACGGGACGATCATGGCGCTGCGTCACCGCGAGCACCCGACTGTCGGTGTGCAGTTTCACCCCGAATCGATCATGACCCCTGACGGAGAGCGGCTGCTGCGGAATTTTCTGGAAGGACGCTTGTGATCACATGCGTCGCCGTGCTGTTGCCACTAAGAACACCCGGAGCATGAGTCGATGCTGAGACCGTTTATCAAAGTCGCGATGGCCGGAAGCGACCTCTGCGAATCCGATGCCGAGACCGCGATGGGATTGGTTATGTCCGGTGAGGCCTCACCGGCTCAGATCGCCGCCTGGTTGGTGGCGTTGCGCCTGAAGGGAGAGACGACAGAGGAGATCGTCGGTTTCGTGCATGCAATGCGTTCCTCGATGGTCGTGTTGAATGATGTACCCGTCGGAGCGATCGACACGTGCGGCACGGGCGGGGATGGACTGGGCACGTTCAATGTGTCCACCGTGGCCGGATTGATCGCGGCCGCTTGTGGCGTCCCCGTGGCCAAGCACGGGAATCGCGCCGTTTCATCGCGCTCCGGCTCTGCCGACGTGCTCGCCGCATTGGGATTCGAAATCGATCCCGGTCCGGCCGTCGTACAAAACGCGCTCGGCACGTGCCGATTCGCCTTTCTGTTTGCGCCCCGATTCCATCCGGCGATGCGCCATGCGCTGGCGCCGCGTCGAGAGATCGGCGTGCGCACTGTCTTCAATCTCCTGGGTCCCCTGTGCAATCCCGCCGGTGTCCGGCGTCAGGTCGTCGGGGTCTATGATCCGAAGCGTCTGCGCCAGATGGCGGAAGTCCTTGCGCATCTGGGCGCCGAACGCGCTCTTGTGGTCTGCGGCCCCCACGATGCGGATGAACTCCTGCCGTGTGGCGACAATCGCGTCGCCGAATGGGACGGCCAGTCGGTGCGGGAATACACCATCCACCCGAGTGACTGGGGCATGGGAACGCGTTCCCTCGACGATCTAACCGGCGGCGATGCCACAGAAAACGCGGGCATCATCCGGGCGATTGCCGGGGGCGTGCCGGGACCGCACACTGACGCAGCCATCATGAACGCCGGCGCCGCACTCTATATAGCCGGGACAGCGCCTTCCATTGCCGAAGGGATAAGGCAGTCACGCTCCGCCGTGAGCGAGGGGCGGTTGGCGACGTTGCTGACATCAGCGGTCGCTGCCTCGCGCGAGGATGGTACGGGCAGGGAGGCGACGCCGTGAGCGAACGGTTGTCATCCGAATCAAAGCCACCGTTGGTTGGTCCGGCAACCGGGGTGCTGAATGCAATCGTCGATGCGGCGCGGCGTCGGGCGGAGTCATTGCATTCGACGTCATCGGTCGAGGAACTGCTGCGGCAGGGACAGCGATTTCCCCGTCGTTCATTGATCGCGGCGATCCGGAATCAGTGTCCGGCCATCATCGCCGAAATCAAGAAGGCGTCCCCGTCGAAGGGTCTGTTGCTGAAACAGGCATTAGATCCTCTCGGTCTGGCGGCGGTGTACGCCTGCGGTGGCGCTACGGCTCTTTCCGTTGTGACGGAACCGGAGTTCTTCCTCGGCGAGAACGGTTGGGTCACGGCGATCCGCCAAAACACCGATTTGCCCATTCTGCGGAAAGACTTCATGGTCGAGCCCATTCAAGTGGCCGAATCGGCGGCGCTGGGAGCCGATGCCATCCTCCTGATTGCTCGAATTCTGACGGCAATGCAACTGCGCGAGTTGCGCGATGCGGCTGGCGCGGCGCAATTGGAAGTGCTGTTCGAGGTCCACGGAACCGACGACATGGAGAAGGTCGCCGCCTGCGACCCGCACCTTGTGGGCATCAACGCCCGCGACCTTGACGATTTCTCGGTCGACATCGCGCGCCTGGCCCGGCTTTGCGACCGGTGCCCGTCCGGCGCCGTCGCCATCGCCGAGAGCGGAATCAGCAACGCAGATCAGATTCAGTCACTGATGCAGGTGGGGTTCCGCGGCTTTCTGATCGGCGAATCCCTGATCACATCGCCCGATCCTGCGGCGCGCCTGCGCGAGTTGTGCAGTGTGGGAAGACAAGGGTAGACATGGCTCACACGCGCATCAAGATCTGCGGGATTACCAGGATGCAGGATGCGATCGCGGTCCGGGATTCGGGATGCGATCTGATGGGATTGGTGTTCTGGCCGGGCAGCCCGCGCTATGTCACAGAACGTCACGCGAGCGAATTGGTTGCCGCCGTCTCGCCGGACCTCGAAACCGTTGGCGTATTCGTTGATGCCGGTCCCGATGAAATCGCTGCCGTGGCCCGCTCGACAGGCATCACGGCCGCGCAACTGCACGGGGTTATCCGTCCCGGGCCATGGGCGGAACTCGGGAAAGAGATCCGCCTGATCCGGGCTATCCCCGTCGACTCGCGACCGGCGGACCCGTCGCTTCAGATCGATGCGATCGACGACTACCTGTTTGACCACGGGGGGTCCGGACTACATGGCGGGACCGGGCGGACATTCGACTGGTCGTTGATCGAGGGCGCGCGCTCCTGGGGGCGGGTCTGGTTGGCGGGTGGAATCCATCCGGGCAATGTGCCTGATGCCATTGCCCAGGTTCGACCCTATGCGATCGATGTTTCCAGCGGCGTGGAGACCGCACCGGGAATCAAGTCCCCGGAACGGATCGCGGCACTTGTGCACGCCGTTCGACAGGCCGATGCGCGGCGAACCGGACAATAGGAGTATCTGTTGCAGGGGACGAAATGGGCAGACAGAGAGACAAAGGACCCGCCTACCTGAAACGGCCGGATCGACGAGGGCGATTCGGCGTGTATGGCGGACGGTATGTGCCGGAAACGTTGATTCCCGCCTTGGAGCGTCTGACTGCCGATTTTGTCGCGGCGTGGCGGGACCGGCGTTTCCGTGACGAATACTCCCATCTGCTGCGGGAATATGCCGGACGTCCCACGCCGCTCACCCATGCACCACGGCTGTCCCAGCGGCTGCGTCGCGGACAGATCTTCCTGAAACGGGAGGATCTTACGCACACCGGATCGCACAAGATCAACAACGTGCTTGGGCAGATCCTGTTGGCCGTGCGACAGCGCAAGCGCCGGGTCACTGCCGAGACCGGTGCCGGGCAGCACGGAGTCGCCACGGCAACTGTCGCGGCACGTTTCGGACTGACGTGCGACGTGTACATGGGTGCTCTCGATATGAAGCGGCAGGCGCCGAATGTCGAACGGATGCAGTTGCTCGGCGCCCGGGTCATCCCCGTTGAGGCCGGGGCGGGAACCCTCAAGGATGCGGCCAGCGAGGCGATCCGTGACTGGGTGACCAATGTCAACGACACGTACTATGTGCTCGGCTCCGTGGTCGGTCCGCATCCCTATCCCTACATGGTGCGCGAGTTCCAGCGCGTCATCGGCCGTGAGGCCAGAGGTCAGTTCCGCAGACTGCTGGGGCGCTCTCCGGACACGCTGGTCGCTTGCGTCGGCGGCGGCTCCAATGCCATCGGGTTCTTCACCGATTTCTTTTCCGACGCCAGGGTTCGCATGATCGGTGTCGAGGCGGGCGGGTGCGGACTACGCTCCGGCAGGCACGCAGCGACATTGTCCGCCGGAACTGTCGGCGTATTGCATGGCTCGATGGGATACCTCCTGCAGGATGATGACGGCCAGGTGATCACGCCGCATTCAATCTCCGCGGGACTCGACTATCCCGGCGTCGGGCCGGAGCATTCGTTCCTGCGTGACACGGGACGGGTTGAGTATTTGGCGGTCACCGACCAGGAGGCGCTGGCGGCGTTCTCACTATTGGCCGAATGCGAAGGAATCCTGCCGGCGCTGGAGTCGGCGCATGCCATCGCAGCGCTGTACCAGCTTCCGCGCGACCCAAGCGGAAAGCGTGTCATTGGAGTCTGTCTTTCCGGGCGCGGCGACAAGGATCTCGGCACGGTGATGGCCGCGCTCGGGGCGGCTCGTTTGGGGAAGTGATGACGGCTGGACATTCAATGACGGACGAGACAACCAGGGGGCGCCCCGGTTCAGTTGGGATCGTCAACTCACGCATCGTGGGGTTGTTCGCCCATGAACCGCCGGTCATCCCATTCCTGACCGCGGGGTTTCCCACGCGGCGCATGTTCCTGGATACGGCGATCGCGGCCCACGAGGCCGGAGCGAAAGCACTGGAGGTCGGCATGCCGTTCTCCGATCCGCTGGCCGATGGACCTGCGATTCAACGTGCCTCGCAGATGGCGTTGAGTGGAGGCACGACCCTGTCGCGCGTTCTGGATTTGGCCGCATCACTGCGCGCGCGCATGCCCATCCCGATCTTTCTCATGGGGTATCTCAACCCGATCCTGCGCTTTGGCCCGGCCCGCTTTGCGGCCGCCGCTGCGGCCGCCGGTGTCGACGGCACAATCATTCCCGATTGGCCGCCCGAGGAGGCCGGGGAATGGATTCGCCACTCGCGAGAACATGGTCTGGCCAATGTCTTTCTCATGGCGCCGACCACGGCCGCTCCGCGTCTCCGCCACATCGACAGGGTGTCCACTGACTTCTCTTATTGTGTCGCGGTGACCGGCGTGACCGGTGCTCGCTCGGGCATCGCCGATTCCACCCGGGAATTCCTGCGCCGCGTCCGACACCTCGCGCGCAAACCGGTGGTCGTCGGCTTCGGCATTGCCGCCCCGGATCACGTACGCGCGTTGGCCGGCCTGGCCGATGGTTTCGTGATCGGGTCGGCCCTCGTCCCATTGTTGGAGGATGGTCCTCCGCGAACGCGCGCGGCGGCGGTCGGACAGGCGGTGGCGCGTCTTGTCCGTGCGGCGCGCGGGTGAACGGATGCACAGAAGTGTCAGTGTCCGCAAATGAAGGAGACACTATATGCTCATAGTGATGGACGTCCACGCATCTAATTCTGAAGTCGAAATGGTCTGTGCCGAGATCCGCGCCCTCGGCCTGGTGCCCCACCCGATGCCGGGGGCGCAACGCACCGCGATCGGAATCACCGGCAACAAGGGACCGGTGGAGGCGGCGCGATTCGAGGCCATGCCGGGCGTGCTGCAGGTGATCGCGGTGACCGCCCCCTACAAACTTGTCAGCCGCGAGTTTCGCCCGGACGATTCCGTCGTACGTGTCGGCCCGGCGGCGATCGGAGGCGGACGGTTTGCCGTGATCGCCGGGCCGTGCGCGGTGGAATCGCCGGAGCAGTTGGAGGCTGTGGCGGTTCGGATCAAGGCCGCCGGCGCCCAACTCATGCGCGGCGGCGCCTTCAAGCCGCGCACGTCACCCTACAGTTTTCAGGGGTTGGGCGAGGCCGGGCTGAAGATGCTGGCCGAGGTGCGCGATCGTCACGGACTTCCGGTCGTGACCGAAGCGGTCGATCAGGAATCGCTCGATCTGGTCGCCCACTACGCCGACATGGTTCAGATCGGGGCGCGCAACATGCAAAACTACTCCCTCCTCCGCGCCGCCGGAAGGTGCGGCCGTCCCGTGTTGTTGAAACGCGGCATGGCGGCAACGCTCGACGAGCTTCTGATGGCGGCCGAGTACATCGTCAGCGAGGGGAACCCCGATGTCGTCCTCTGCGAACGGGGCGTGCGCACCTTCGCCAATCACGCGCGGAACACCCTGGATCTCTCCGCCGTCCCTTTTGTCCAACGGCTCAGTCACCTGCCGATCATCGTCGATCCCAGCCATGGGACCGGGATCCGTCACAAGGTGACACCGCTCTCGTGCGCGGCGGCGGCGGTCGGCGCTGATGGGTTGATGATCGAAGTCCATCCCAACCCGGATGCGGCGCTGTCCGATGGCCCGCAATCGCTCGATCTCGGGCAATTCGACCAGTTGATGCAGCGGGTCGCCGCCATCACGGCCGTAGTGGGACGGCGACTCGGATGAGAGACGGACCAGTACGCTGTCCTCCGCTGCAAGGTCGTCATCGGTTTGCTCCGTCTCCGTGGCTTCAAGATCGCCGCTACCCGGCCCTCGTACCGATTTGCCGGGGCAATGAAGATTTGGAGCCCAACCGTGTCAGGGTTTGGTTGAATCGCTACAGCGATCGTGTAAGAGCTTCTAACAGAATGAAGGAAAGATGCCCTCACCCGATCCGCCTGCGGCGGATCGACCTCTCCCCCTCGACTTCGCTCAGGGCAAGCCGGAGGGAGAGGTTAGATTTCCCCTCTCCTCTCTGGAGAGAGGACAGGCTTGCCCTGAGCGAAGTCGAAGGGGTGAGGGGCTGTCACCGGAGCATTCAACATACCAAAGCCTCAACGTACCTTGTGTTCCTCATTGTGTTGGACGCTCCAAGAGAGATCGTCTGGCCGGTCATTAGAAGACCTTGTCCGGTTGTTCCAGCAGCCTCTGGAAACGCGGCAGTTCGCGCAGGGGATCGTAGCGCGGATCGAGACGGAGCAGCGACACAGAAACCAATGAGGGAATCGAGAGCAGGTACTCGATCTGGTCCAAGGCCTGATCGTACTCACCGACCATGATGTAGATTTGAGCGAGATCCGCGACTCTCAGAGGCCCGGTCATCGCATCCCTGGAGACGGGAAGAATCTCTGTTCCCAACTTGCCTTCTTGGATCGCCTCTTGCTTCCGATCCAGGCCGGCGTACGCAAGACCCAACGCTCCGTGTACGCGGTGATCATCAGGCCGCTCTTTGAGTTCGTCCTCCAAGATGACACGGGCAGAGTCGTAGCACCCTCGGGCGCGCGCCGGTTCGCTCATAAGGTCGTAGACCATGGCCCGCAACAGCGTCTTCGGCATCACGCCTTCGTCCTCGAGAGGTAGAGGTCTCGAGGAC is part of the Candidatus Zixiibacteriota bacterium genome and encodes:
- the trpA gene encoding tryptophan synthase subunit alpha, whose translation is MTDETTRGRPGSVGIVNSRIVGLFAHEPPVIPFLTAGFPTRRMFLDTAIAAHEAGAKALEVGMPFSDPLADGPAIQRASQMALSGGTTLSRVLDLAASLRARMPIPIFLMGYLNPILRFGPARFAAAAAAAGVDGTIIPDWPPEEAGEWIRHSREHGLANVFLMAPTTAAPRLRHIDRVSTDFSYCVAVTGVTGARSGIADSTREFLRRVRHLARKPVVVGFGIAAPDHVRALAGLADGFVIGSALVPLLEDGPPRTRAAAVGQAVARLVRAARG
- a CDS encoding aminodeoxychorismate/anthranilate synthase component II, coding for MILLVDNYDSFTYNLYQAFGGLGARIDVRRNDAIDIPGILRRHDMIVLSPGPGRPTEAGATPQIIRELSGALPILGVCLGHQAIGEVFGGRIVPARRLMHGKASLIRHNRRGVFTGLSNPMVATRYHSLVVERSSCPACLVITAETEDGTIMALRHREHPTVGVQFHPESIMTPDGERLLRNFLEGRL
- the trpB gene encoding tryptophan synthase subunit beta, with translation MGRQRDKGPAYLKRPDRRGRFGVYGGRYVPETLIPALERLTADFVAAWRDRRFRDEYSHLLREYAGRPTPLTHAPRLSQRLRRGQIFLKREDLTHTGSHKINNVLGQILLAVRQRKRRVTAETGAGQHGVATATVAARFGLTCDVYMGALDMKRQAPNVERMQLLGARVIPVEAGAGTLKDAASEAIRDWVTNVNDTYYVLGSVVGPHPYPYMVREFQRVIGREARGQFRRLLGRSPDTLVACVGGGSNAIGFFTDFFSDARVRMIGVEAGGCGLRSGRHAATLSAGTVGVLHGSMGYLLQDDDGQVITPHSISAGLDYPGVGPEHSFLRDTGRVEYLAVTDQEALAAFSLLAECEGILPALESAHAIAALYQLPRDPSGKRVIGVCLSGRGDKDLGTVMAALGAARLGK
- a CDS encoding indole-3-glycerol phosphate synthase TrpC, whose protein sequence is MSERLSSESKPPLVGPATGVLNAIVDAARRRAESLHSTSSVEELLRQGQRFPRRSLIAAIRNQCPAIIAEIKKASPSKGLLLKQALDPLGLAAVYACGGATALSVVTEPEFFLGENGWVTAIRQNTDLPILRKDFMVEPIQVAESAALGADAILLIARILTAMQLRELRDAAGAAQLEVLFEVHGTDDMEKVAACDPHLVGINARDLDDFSVDIARLARLCDRCPSGAVAIAESGISNADQIQSLMQVGFRGFLIGESLITSPDPAARLRELCSVGRQG
- a CDS encoding phosphoribosylanthranilate isomerase, which encodes MAHTRIKICGITRMQDAIAVRDSGCDLMGLVFWPGSPRYVTERHASELVAAVSPDLETVGVFVDAGPDEIAAVARSTGITAAQLHGVIRPGPWAELGKEIRLIRAIPVDSRPADPSLQIDAIDDYLFDHGGSGLHGGTGRTFDWSLIEGARSWGRVWLAGGIHPGNVPDAIAQVRPYAIDVSSGVETAPGIKSPERIAALVHAVRQADARRTGQ
- the aroF gene encoding 3-deoxy-7-phosphoheptulonate synthase, coding for MLIVMDVHASNSEVEMVCAEIRALGLVPHPMPGAQRTAIGITGNKGPVEAARFEAMPGVLQVIAVTAPYKLVSREFRPDDSVVRVGPAAIGGGRFAVIAGPCAVESPEQLEAVAVRIKAAGAQLMRGGAFKPRTSPYSFQGLGEAGLKMLAEVRDRHGLPVVTEAVDQESLDLVAHYADMVQIGARNMQNYSLLRAAGRCGRPVLLKRGMAATLDELLMAAEYIVSEGNPDVVLCERGVRTFANHARNTLDLSAVPFVQRLSHLPIIVDPSHGTGIRHKVTPLSCAAAAVGADGLMIEVHPNPDAALSDGPQSLDLGQFDQLMQRVAAITAVVGRRLG
- the trpD gene encoding anthranilate phosphoribosyltransferase, whose translation is MLRPFIKVAMAGSDLCESDAETAMGLVMSGEASPAQIAAWLVALRLKGETTEEIVGFVHAMRSSMVVLNDVPVGAIDTCGTGGDGLGTFNVSTVAGLIAAACGVPVAKHGNRAVSSRSGSADVLAALGFEIDPGPAVVQNALGTCRFAFLFAPRFHPAMRHALAPRREIGVRTVFNLLGPLCNPAGVRRQVVGVYDPKRLRQMAEVLAHLGAERALVVCGPHDADELLPCGDNRVAEWDGQSVREYTIHPSDWGMGTRSLDDLTGGDATENAGIIRAIAGGVPGPHTDAAIMNAGAALYIAGTAPSIAEGIRQSRSAVSEGRLATLLTSAVAASREDGTGREATP